The genomic region ATTTTACGCAGGCCGATCGACCTCCCAATAAATGGAGGAACTCACGGGTCTTTTCAAAGGTCGGTGTGTCCCCCAACCGAGTTAAATTACTGGTTCGGATAAAGATGCTGTCCTTAGCCGCTCGTTCTGGGGCTTTGTCCCCGTACTTGCAGGCGACCAATGTAGCTGTGAATGGATCCCTCAAAGCACTGCTCCCTGGAGCGGTGAAGGGAGATTCACTGCAGAAATCCAGCTCACAGAAGACGCCCGCTATTTCAGCTTGCGTTAGTGGTAAGGTCGCATTCAGAAAACTAGCTTGCTAACTGCTTATCTTGGGCAATGTATATTGTGATTTTTAACCCGCCTCAATGTCAGTGattactttttttgggggggggttgtctCAACCAGACCTTTTGGTACTTTGCTCCTTGGCTTTAGTTTAGGTTGATATGGTTCGTCTTGTCAACTTCATGTTGTGACCCAGACATGGCGCCCTGAGTGGACTTGTCAACATCCTGTATATGAAGCTTAACTGTTACATATGAATACAAACTCCTCGTAAAATCAGCTACATTCTACATATCAAACGTTGCACTGTCTAAGAGGCAGCAGAGCCGACCGCCTGAGTCTAGGGGTAATAGACTTCCTGTGTAGATTAAGACACCGCGGTGCCGACGGGAGCTATGGTTCAGACAATGTACCTCAATTTAGGGATGATGTTTCTCTCAGAATTATCCCAACTGATACACCGAGCAAAACTtttaactgtattttttttgtcttcATGCTATGAAGCAGAAGCTACAGTAGCCATTTTGGAATGGCAGTGTCCGCCAATCCGCTCCTTTGTTGTTCAACGTGAAGTGTCTCTGTAGGGCTGCTGTGGCTTCTGCAAGGTCCGGAAATTCCGGAGGATGAGGGTCAAGGACCGGAATGGTCTGTAGTGGCAAGACATAGGAAGAAGTTATCATGATACCGAAAGCAGTGGAGCATCTAGTAAAGAAGGCCATGGTAGGAAGCAAGTGTAATGTGGTGAGTGTTTGAGATCACATGGCCTCACTCACACCCTATTCgactcacttttttttttttttttcatcttttatttaaccaggtaacgttaagctagttgagaacttgttcttactTACAACTGTGATCTGGCcgagataaagcatagcagtgcggCATGCTGTAGCGAAAGAGGTCGAGGAAATTAGCTTGGTTCATTGGAAATGTTGTGGTAGCCAGGGTCAGCAAGAGATTATAAACATGGATGTGCTTAATGGGAAGAAGATTAAAAACCATGTCCCTGGTGTTTATGCCTGATTGAGAGGAGTCATCACTGGGTTCCCAATATGTCTGTAGACGATATTAAATAAAATGTCAAGGGAGATGGCGATTGAGGCCAAAAGGTTGATCAGTCGGTTTGAGGAGGTTTTGCCTGGGAAAGTACAGATATACTCCCTTAGTTTCAATGTCAGGATTTATCCCATCCCCATTGCAGTGTTTTAAATGTCAAATAATGGTACATGGAGCTGTACAGTGTAAGGAAGGAAAAGATGTGCCAAGTGTGGAGGGGACCATGGTTAAGAGGAATGTGGGAGCAATGTGAAGGTTTTGTTctaattttgggggggggggggcgtagtGCAGCATTTAGTTGACGCCAGGTGCAGAGACAGGCTAGAGAGGCTCAGAGATATAGAGCAAGTCATAATGTATTGTATGCAGAGGCTGTAAAACAGATTGGTGGAACTACACTGGCATGATGAAGCTTCCATAGCTGTTCCTTTAGTAagtagacctaatgtcggggCTGGTGTTTCTGCTGGTCCTGGTGTGGTTTGGCGGTTGCGCTCATGAAAAATTGCATTCATGAATGTGCGGTGTCAAAGGGCACTTTGATGATAAAGTTGACATAACCTTACCAATAAAAGCTATCAATATGACTCCGGTTGTGGAAAGCAGAAATGCCAGGTTGAAGGTTGTGGAGATGGAAAAAGAGATTGGGGCTAACGGATATTACTGTTAGGATTGTTCAGCATGTCAACAACCATTAAGGGTGGAGTGTTTCAGCACGATAAAGTGGGAGGATGACAGAAGTTAGTAGGGATTTAGTTTTATTTTCATGTTAATTCAGAATTGGGCAGATCATGATTGATCGTACATTCCAGCACAGTAGGTGGCTGCATGCACTTAAATTGTTTGCGGACTGCCATGATATCCTAGAAGAAAAATACGTTGGCTAGCAAGAGGAGGAAAATGGCAGTTTCTTGAAACTGTTGTTCAATCCCTTGGTGTAACAGTTGGGGCAATTTTGAAGTACACTTCCTTTGTCATCCCTGGATTGGGTAATGTTTTCTGAGCCATATCTCGTGCCGGCTCTGGGGTGTCTTAATCTACATAGGAAGTCTGTGCGACCCTAGTGCAGCTGTCAGCAAGCGGGTCGGCTCTGTTGGCTACACTGTCTGCATGATCTCAAGTCACTCAGCTTTGATTGTAATCACTCTTATGTATAAAGAACCTGTCTAATAACGAACTATATTAAGTGTGAACATAATTTTGCATATTGTATTTCTCATATGTAGCCCCTGGTGGAATTCGCATGGCCCACACAGACATCAAGGTCCCAGACTTCTCTGACTACCGTCGTCCTGAGTTGCTGGACCCCAAGAAGTCCTCCCAGGAGAGCAGCGAGTCCAGGAAGACCTTCTCCTACCTGGTCACTGGGGCCACAGCTGTGGTGGGCGTCTACACAGCCAAGACGGTGGCCACCCAGTTCATCTCCTCTATGAGCGCCTCAGCCGACGTGCTGGCCATGTCCAAGATTGAGGTGAAGCTGGGAGAGATCCCAGAGGGCAAGAACATGACCTTCAAGTGGAGGGGCAAGCCTCTGTTCATCCGCCACCGAACTGAGAAGGAGATCGCCACCGAGGAAGCTGTGGATATGGCCATGCTACGTGACCCCCAACACGACAAGGACCGCGTAGCCAACCCGAAGTGGATCATCGTGATCGGTGTCTGCACCCACCTGGGCTGTGTGCCCATCGCCAATGCCGGAGACTACGGAGGATACTACTGTCCCTGCCACGGCTCCCACTACGACGCCTCGGGGAGAATTCGGAAGGGACCCGCACCTCTCAACCTAGAGGTGCCCTATTACGAATTCCCAGACGATGACACCGTTGTTGTGGGATAATGTTTGCGCTCCATAACTTCCCTCGCTAgtatatttatttgtttttttcgAATGGGTCTGTCTGAGAACTTAGGTTAAAGAAAGGTTACTAATAAAGGGGCATTTTAAAATAACCTGAAACATGTTTTTGTGTCTTTGTTCAAAGGTAAGATAAAACCAGTTAACACTGGATCCAGTGCTTTGCTCTCAGGTTACCTACTCTGGGTAGTCTGTTAAATCTCTTGCCAAAAATGGTTACTTTGTACATTTTGTCTGCAATGCTCTGAATTCTCCTGAAGAGTTTTAGGGCCTCCAGGATATCTTGGTAGGATATAGTGTCAGGAATGAGGGTGGTTTGCCTCACTGAACTGGAGGAACATCATTCCAACTGCTGCATATCAACACAAACATTCCCGTTGCCTTTTAATTGTCAAAAATGTACCTTTCAGATTGTAGGCAGCAAACAGCAGTAGTGTTCACATTTGGATTGTTCCATGTCAAGGGGTGGTGATATTACCATCAACACGGGTAAGATGGGTATACACTGGCCTATTGGTATACATCGGTGTGAACGTCAGTTTGTCAACATATAAGTTGAATGAATTCTTTATGGCACCGACTCAATAAAAGGACTGGTGTCAGTTTAAACCAAACCCTGAAGAAAGGTTAGGCCCCTATATTCTTAATGTTTAAACATGCAGAGCACACCAGTCTAGAAACAACTGACTTGATAAGTGGCAGCTTTCACAGATGTAGCGTATGAGTGACTTCCAGAAGGACATAATTAAATAGGTATATCTTTTCACAATTCTTAACTTGGTTAGTCCAAACAAAGGACAAACCTCTTGAAATAACAGTAATTTCATGAA from Oncorhynchus masou masou isolate Uvic2021 chromosome 22, UVic_Omas_1.1, whole genome shotgun sequence harbors:
- the LOC135509169 gene encoding cytochrome b-c1 complex subunit Rieske, mitochondrial-like encodes the protein MLSLAARSGALSPYLQATNVAVNGSLKALLPGAVKGDSLQKSSSQKTPAISACVSAPGGIRMAHTDIKVPDFSDYRRPELLDPKKSSQESSESRKTFSYLVTGATAVVGVYTAKTVATQFISSMSASADVLAMSKIEVKLGEIPEGKNMTFKWRGKPLFIRHRTEKEIATEEAVDMAMLRDPQHDKDRVANPKWIIVIGVCTHLGCVPIANAGDYGGYYCPCHGSHYDASGRIRKGPAPLNLEVPYYEFPDDDTVVVG